A stretch of Arthrobacter sp. NEB 688 DNA encodes these proteins:
- a CDS encoding flagellar hook protein FlgE, protein MLRSLFSAVTGMRSHQTAMDVIGNNIANVNTAGFKSSQTQFQDTLSQALRAGGGGVNPAQVGLGVQVAGVATNFSQGSAQTTNRPSDLMISGDGFFVVQQAGAQVYTRSGGFSLDDQGNLTSPNGGVVQGWLAVDGQINTGTSMTGLRVPTGLIMAPTPTKAVDAGGNLSADAAVGATVVNGIDVFDQTGRSIPVTLTYTKTGTDTWAATATVTNSAGNTATVGSANLAWNSTTMAFTPGAVTMTNGALASAGFVFPGDVAVNLGGDGTPLTQYAGASTATLRGQDGSSAGQLQSWGVGADGVITGSFSNGRTQSLGMVALAYFGNPEGLEKAGDTSYRVSAASGQPAIGVPGSGGRGSIAAGRLEMSNVDLAQEFTNLVMIQRGFQANSRVVSASDEILQDLVNLKR, encoded by the coding sequence ATGCTCCGTTCGCTCTTCTCCGCCGTCACCGGCATGCGCAGCCACCAGACCGCGATGGACGTCATCGGCAACAACATCGCCAACGTCAACACCGCGGGCTTCAAGTCCAGCCAGACCCAGTTCCAGGACACCCTCAGCCAGGCGCTGCGCGCCGGCGGCGGCGGCGTCAACCCGGCGCAGGTCGGCCTCGGCGTCCAGGTGGCGGGGGTCGCGACGAACTTCAGCCAGGGCAGCGCCCAGACGACCAACCGCCCGAGCGACCTCATGATCTCCGGCGACGGCTTCTTCGTCGTCCAGCAGGCGGGTGCGCAGGTGTACACCCGCTCGGGTGGCTTCTCGCTCGACGACCAGGGCAACCTCACCTCGCCGAACGGCGGTGTGGTGCAGGGCTGGCTGGCCGTCGACGGCCAGATCAACACCGGCACCTCGATGACCGGCCTGCGCGTCCCGACCGGCCTCATCATGGCGCCGACCCCGACCAAGGCGGTCGACGCGGGCGGCAACCTCTCCGCCGACGCCGCGGTCGGCGCGACGGTCGTCAACGGCATCGACGTCTTCGACCAGACCGGCCGCAGCATCCCGGTCACGCTCACCTACACGAAGACCGGCACCGACACCTGGGCGGCCACCGCCACGGTCACCAACTCGGCCGGCAACACGGCCACGGTCGGCTCGGCCAACCTCGCGTGGAACTCCACGACGATGGCCTTCACGCCCGGCGCGGTGACGATGACCAACGGCGCCCTCGCCTCGGCCGGCTTCGTCTTCCCCGGCGACGTCGCGGTCAACCTCGGGGGCGACGGCACGCCGCTCACGCAGTACGCCGGCGCGAGCACCGCGACCCTGCGCGGCCAGGACGGCTCCTCCGCCGGCCAGCTGCAGAGCTGGGGCGTCGGCGCCGACGGCGTCATCACGGGCTCGTTCTCCAACGGCCGCACGCAGTCGCTCGGCATGGTCGCGCTCGCGTACTTCGGCAACCCGGAGGGCCTCGAGAAGGCCGGCGACACCTCCTACCGCGTCTCCGCCGCCTCCGGCCAGCCGGCCATCGGCGTCCCCGGCTCGGGCGGGCGCGGGTCCATCGCGGCCGGCCGCCTCGAGATGAGCAACGTCGACCTCGCCCAGGAGTTCACCAACCTCGTGATGATCCAGCGCGGCTTCCAGGCGAACTCCCGCGTCGTCAGCGCCTCCGACGAGATCCTCCAGGACCTCGTCAACCTCAAGCGCTGA
- a CDS encoding flagellar hook capping FlgD N-terminal domain-containing protein has protein sequence MTTIPTGAAAAGQAAAAGATQNAGTGKIGSDAFLKLLVAQLKYQDPSKPVDSSAFMAQTAQMQMVESMNQLVTQNAAIIGGQNSLSALALVGKDVSWTADGVTKSGAVQAVKLDATGPLLVVGGAEVPLSIVSRVSQHGTA, from the coding sequence ATGACCACCATTCCCACCGGCGCTGCCGCCGCGGGGCAGGCGGCTGCCGCCGGCGCCACCCAGAACGCCGGCACCGGCAAGATCGGCTCCGACGCCTTCCTCAAGCTGCTCGTGGCCCAGCTGAAGTACCAGGACCCGAGCAAGCCGGTCGACAGCTCGGCCTTCATGGCCCAGACCGCGCAGATGCAGATGGTCGAGAGCATGAACCAGCTGGTGACCCAGAACGCCGCGATCATCGGTGGCCAGAACAGCCTGAGCGCCCTCGCCCTCGTGGGCAAGGACGTCAGCTGGACCGCTGACGGTGTCACCAAGTCCGGTGCGGTGCAGGCGGTCAAGCTCGACGCCACCGGCCCCCTCCTCGTCGTCGGCGGCGCCGAGGTCCCCCTCTCCATCGTCTCCCGCGTCAGCCAGCACGGCACGGCCTGA
- the fliE gene encoding flagellar hook-basal body complex protein FliE yields MSINPISSLGALPPVGQTQRAAGTQGAGFGEAVTQGLDRLDQLQKVSDTKAVEAVTGQLSDVHDYTIAANQAAVATQLTVAVRNKAVEAFTEIMRMPV; encoded by the coding sequence ATGAGCATCAACCCCATCTCCTCGCTCGGTGCGCTGCCCCCCGTCGGGCAGACGCAGCGGGCCGCCGGCACCCAGGGCGCCGGCTTCGGCGAGGCCGTCACCCAGGGCCTCGACCGGCTCGACCAGCTCCAGAAGGTCAGTGACACCAAGGCCGTCGAGGCCGTCACCGGCCAGCTGAGCGACGTCCACGACTACACGATCGCCGCCAACCAGGCCGCCGTCGCCACCCAGCTGACGGTCGCCGTCCGCAACAAGGCCGTCGAGGCCTTCACCGAGATCATGAGGATGCCCGTATGA
- a CDS encoding flagellar FlbD family protein, whose product MTDGPAVGPPLSGAGPLGCPSEHPSHDLPHDLSHDVADGPVAPAIPLVGTRQDLKSWARLPMGTPTRHGRRIQNTQDGPGPMIILTRRNGTRFGINPDLVERVDETPDTIVLLVTGSRYVVQETLDEVVGIMRASRASVLHAAEESGTGQPGSRPSAGRVALRAVRGLED is encoded by the coding sequence ATGACCGACGGTCCCGCGGTGGGCCCGCCCCTCTCGGGGGCGGGCCCGCTGGGGTGCCCGTCGGAGCACCCCTCGCACGACCTCCCGCACGACCTCTCGCACGACGTCGCGGACGGCCCGGTGGCCCCCGCGATCCCCCTCGTCGGTACCCGCCAGGACCTCAAGTCCTGGGCCCGGCTGCCGATGGGAACCCCGACGCGCCACGGACGGCGCATCCAGAACACCCAGGACGGACCCGGCCCCATGATCATCCTCACCCGCCGCAACGGCACGCGATTCGGGATCAACCCCGACCTCGTCGAGCGCGTCGACGAGACCCCGGACACCATCGTCCTGCTCGTCACCGGCTCGCGGTACGTCGTGCAGGAGACCCTCGACGAGGTGGTCGGGATCATGCGCGCGTCGCGTGCGTCGGTCCTGCACGCCGCCGAGGAGTCCGGGACCGGTCAGCCCGGGTCCCGCCCCAGCGCCGGCCGGGTGGCCCTGCGCGCCGTCCGGGGCCTGGAGGACTGA
- a CDS encoding MotA/TolQ/ExbB proton channel family protein: MELATIGGIILVFVAVIVSLIMEGASPTSIILIPPIILVFLGSIGAAVAGGFLSDVSLILKQTVKAFTTSAPKSSEAVTELIALADIARREGLLALEEKARSAEDPFLREGLEMTVDGTDADEIYDVLAARIKTRKKADHLGIKFYADMGGYAPTIGIIGTVIGLIHVLSNLDAPEELGHLIAGAFVATLWGVMTANVMWLPLSSKLKRISESEAAHLEMVLEGIMSIQAGTSPRVVEKRLRAVIAGDAPLEDAA; encoded by the coding sequence GTGGAGCTCGCGACCATCGGCGGGATCATCCTCGTCTTCGTGGCGGTCATCGTCTCCCTGATCATGGAGGGCGCCTCGCCCACCTCGATCATCCTCATCCCCCCGATCATCCTCGTCTTCCTCGGCAGCATCGGGGCGGCCGTGGCCGGTGGCTTCCTCTCGGACGTCTCCCTCATCCTCAAGCAGACGGTCAAGGCCTTCACGACCTCCGCGCCGAAGAGCTCCGAGGCCGTCACCGAGCTCATCGCGCTCGCCGACATCGCCCGCCGCGAGGGCCTGCTCGCCCTCGAGGAGAAGGCCCGCAGCGCCGAGGACCCGTTCCTGCGCGAGGGCCTGGAGATGACCGTCGACGGCACCGACGCCGACGAGATCTACGACGTCCTCGCCGCGCGGATCAAGACCCGCAAGAAGGCCGACCACCTCGGCATCAAGTTCTACGCCGACATGGGCGGCTACGCGCCGACGATCGGCATCATCGGCACCGTCATCGGCCTCATCCACGTCCTGAGCAACCTCGACGCCCCCGAGGAGCTCGGCCACCTCATCGCCGGCGCGTTCGTCGCGACCCTCTGGGGCGTCATGACCGCCAACGTCATGTGGCTGCCCCTCTCGAGCAAGCTCAAGCGGATCAGCGAGTCCGAGGCCGCGCACCTCGAGATGGTGCTCGAGGGCATCATGTCGATCCAGGCCGGCACGAGCCCGCGCGTCGTCGAGAAGCGGCTGCGCGCCGTCATCGCCGGTGACGCCCCGCTCGAGGACGCGGCGTGA
- the fliF gene encoding flagellar basal-body MS-ring/collar protein FliF: MTGPDPKALLARGGKIFSDLAPGQKMVALVAVLGVAIGGFFFVRWVSTPAYAPLFTGLSASDAGAVTSALTDAGTPYQLADGGQTVLVPQAQVYQERISLAGQGLPAGGGEGATGYSLLDQQSMTSSDFQQKVTYQRALEGELSKTVQALDGVQSAVVHLAVPQEDVFTSDATKPTASVLVKTAPGQSLSSGAVDSIVNLVSGSVPKLAAADVTVSDATGQVLSAGGNGTGVGGTDARQTQQRAVSDAAAANLQSMLDKVVGPGKAVVRVDATLNFDAQQTDRETYIPTKPQTTTQLQTSKETYTGTGGPAGGVLGGATTTGTSGNGSYSKTETSQTNALGTLKESVKSTPGKVERMSVAVLLDSAAAASVSSNDITRLVTAAAGLDPKRGDLVEVTSLPFDTSAAAAAQKELAAAAADAKQQNMIDLAKTGGLALLVLLALVFGFLRSRRRRGDAEAEEVEYYRVPEGPAPADAVLEMAEARAALPMREPAETQLVTAGSGAVESMARENPDDVARLLRGWISEGAK, translated from the coding sequence ATGACCGGCCCGGACCCCAAGGCCCTCCTCGCCCGGGGCGGCAAGATCTTCTCCGACCTCGCCCCCGGCCAGAAGATGGTCGCGCTCGTCGCCGTCCTCGGGGTCGCCATCGGTGGGTTCTTCTTCGTCCGCTGGGTCTCGACGCCGGCCTACGCGCCGCTGTTCACCGGCCTCAGCGCCTCCGACGCGGGCGCCGTCACCTCGGCGCTCACCGACGCCGGCACCCCCTACCAGCTGGCCGACGGCGGGCAGACCGTCCTCGTGCCGCAGGCGCAGGTCTACCAGGAGCGCATCTCGCTCGCGGGCCAGGGCCTGCCGGCGGGCGGCGGCGAGGGCGCCACCGGCTACTCGCTCCTCGACCAGCAGAGCATGACGAGCAGCGACTTCCAGCAGAAGGTCACCTACCAGCGCGCGCTCGAGGGCGAGCTGTCCAAGACCGTCCAGGCGCTCGACGGCGTGCAGTCCGCGGTCGTCCACCTCGCGGTCCCGCAGGAGGACGTCTTCACCTCCGACGCGACGAAGCCGACCGCGTCGGTCCTCGTCAAGACGGCTCCGGGACAGTCGCTCTCGTCCGGTGCGGTCGACTCGATCGTCAACCTCGTCTCGGGCTCGGTCCCGAAGCTGGCCGCCGCCGACGTCACCGTCTCGGACGCGACCGGCCAGGTCCTCAGCGCCGGCGGCAACGGCACCGGCGTCGGGGGCACGGACGCGCGCCAGACCCAGCAGCGCGCCGTCTCGGACGCCGCCGCCGCCAACCTCCAGTCGATGCTCGACAAGGTCGTCGGCCCCGGCAAGGCGGTCGTGCGGGTCGACGCCACCCTCAACTTCGACGCCCAGCAGACCGACCGCGAGACCTACATCCCGACCAAGCCGCAGACGACGACCCAGCTCCAGACGTCCAAGGAGACCTACACCGGCACCGGTGGCCCGGCCGGCGGCGTCCTCGGCGGCGCGACGACCACGGGCACGAGTGGCAACGGCTCCTACTCGAAGACGGAGACGAGCCAGACCAACGCGCTCGGCACCCTCAAGGAGTCGGTCAAGAGCACGCCCGGCAAGGTCGAGCGGATGTCGGTCGCGGTCCTCCTCGACTCGGCCGCCGCCGCGTCGGTCAGCTCCAACGACATCACCCGCCTCGTCACCGCGGCCGCCGGCCTGGACCCCAAGCGCGGCGACCTCGTCGAGGTCACCTCCCTGCCCTTCGACACCTCGGCCGCCGCCGCGGCGCAGAAGGAGCTGGCCGCCGCCGCCGCGGACGCCAAGCAGCAGAACATGATCGACCTCGCCAAGACCGGCGGGCTCGCGCTCCTCGTCCTCCTGGCCCTCGTCTTCGGGTTCCTCCGCAGCCGTCGTCGCCGCGGCGACGCCGAGGCCGAGGAGGTCGAGTACTACCGCGTGCCCGAGGGCCCGGCCCCCGCCGACGCCGTCCTCGAGATGGCCGAGGCCCGCGCCGCACTGCCGATGCGCGAGCCGGCCGAGACCCAGCTCGTCACCGCGGGCTCGGGCGCCGTGGAGTCGATGGCCCGCGAGAACCCCGACGACGTGGCCCGCCTGCTGCGCGGCTGGATCTCCGAGGGGGCGAAGTGA
- a CDS encoding flagellar hook-length control protein FliK: protein MSLAVTPSVAPQAGPAHAARPGRPSGPDDDFASVLAARSGADRSSRDAGRVDPADPRERRTVDAKPARGRGADRAAERPAPGTTPDAPGADRPRALDADATPAAPVPADAPVPDAATPAAAPTVVAAVDPSTLPAAAVVPAAAVVAPVTLPAGPTTTTTDDTTVGAVDTAASTGATPTAAVPASVGAPAEAPAGPAAPTTVGENVTRASADTPAAAPGATPVSTDPSAPTTATTSSADPGTAPATASGATPAPATPAGATPTSPDAEGATGATGDAADAATTGTPADGGATLPGAELPVPAHASAHDAAAGLAPAPTVPAAPADAPVPTAPAMAPVAPAPVTGATVAAAAPAPAPVPQPAHAQVLTAVTPLLRGADGSHELTLRLDPDGLGAVHVRLSVSGDEVRMHLTAAETGTREALRDGLAELRTRLEDSGLRAASLDVGSGSTPGQGGTDAQDLRRPRSAGHAAVRHGPAPPLAATTPEPLHRNDSRLDLRM from the coding sequence ATGTCCCTCGCCGTCACCCCGTCCGTCGCGCCGCAGGCCGGCCCGGCCCACGCGGCCCGTCCGGGCCGCCCGAGCGGCCCCGACGACGACTTCGCGTCCGTCCTCGCGGCCCGCTCCGGTGCCGACCGCTCCTCGCGCGACGCCGGCCGGGTCGACCCCGCCGACCCGCGCGAGCGGCGCACCGTCGACGCCAAGCCGGCCCGCGGCCGGGGCGCCGACCGCGCCGCCGAGCGCCCCGCGCCGGGGACCACCCCCGACGCCCCGGGCGCCGACCGCCCGCGCGCCCTCGACGCCGACGCCACCCCGGCCGCCCCCGTCCCCGCCGACGCCCCGGTGCCGGACGCGGCGACGCCGGCCGCCGCGCCCACCGTCGTCGCGGCGGTCGACCCCTCGACCCTGCCGGCCGCCGCTGTCGTCCCGGCCGCGGCCGTCGTCGCCCCCGTCACCCTCCCCGCGGGCCCCACCACCACCACCACGGACGACACCACGGTCGGCGCCGTCGACACCGCGGCCTCCACGGGCGCGACCCCCACGGCTGCCGTCCCCGCCTCGGTCGGAGCGCCCGCCGAGGCCCCCGCCGGCCCGGCCGCCCCGACCACGGTGGGGGAGAACGTGACCCGCGCGAGCGCGGACACCCCGGCCGCCGCTCCCGGCGCGACCCCGGTCAGCACCGACCCGTCCGCCCCGACCACCGCGACCACCTCCTCCGCGGACCCGGGCACGGCGCCGGCCACCGCGTCCGGCGCCACCCCGGCCCCGGCCACCCCGGCGGGAGCCACCCCGACGTCGCCCGACGCCGAGGGCGCCACCGGAGCCACCGGCGACGCCGCGGACGCTGCGACCACCGGCACCCCGGCCGACGGCGGCGCGACCCTGCCGGGCGCCGAGCTCCCCGTCCCTGCCCACGCATCGGCCCACGACGCCGCGGCGGGCCTCGCCCCTGCGCCGACGGTGCCGGCCGCCCCGGCCGACGCTCCCGTCCCGACGGCCCCCGCGATGGCCCCGGTCGCGCCGGCCCCCGTCACCGGCGCCACCGTCGCGGCCGCCGCGCCCGCTCCGGCCCCCGTGCCGCAGCCGGCCCACGCGCAGGTGCTCACCGCGGTGACGCCGCTCCTGCGCGGCGCCGACGGCAGCCACGAGCTGACCCTGCGCCTGGACCCCGACGGCCTCGGCGCCGTGCACGTCCGGCTGTCGGTGAGCGGTGACGAGGTGCGGATGCACCTGACCGCCGCCGAGACCGGCACGCGGGAGGCCCTGCGCGACGGGCTCGCCGAGCTCCGCACCCGGCTCGAGGACTCGGGCCTGCGGGCGGCGAGCCTCGACGTCGGCTCCGGCAGCACGCCCGGCCAGGGCGGCACCGACGCCCAGGACCTGCGTCGCCCCCGCTCCGCCGGCCACGCGGCCGTCCGGCACGGACCGGCCCCGCCGCTCGCGGCGACCACGCCGGAACCCCTGCACCGCAACGACTCCCGACTCGACCTGAGGATGTGA
- the fliG gene encoding flagellar motor switch protein FliG, which yields MSVAALPMSGLRKAALLLIQLGPDQSAPVLRSLRPEEIEALMSEVAAMDVADEESREAVLAEFADLVRISKQRSRGGFDVAEEMLVKAEHEQSREILGRLSTAITHAPFASLRTVDGALLRPFLEDEHPQTIALVLGHLSSEQAALVLSGLADAVRADVAHRLATMDKTSPEVVRIVESHLVRSLATLGDARDHVTVGGLDPLVGIMNRSQRETERSILQGIEERDPTLAEDLRSKMFAFTDIVDLDDRTIQLVLRQVDAKELALALKGATPAVRDKVFRNMSERSAAALQEEVEVLGPVRTAQVEEARSAVVKGIRALEEAGEIVMSRAGGSDDLVH from the coding sequence GTGAGCGTCGCCGCCCTCCCGATGAGCGGCCTGCGCAAGGCGGCGCTGCTCCTCATCCAGCTCGGCCCGGACCAGTCCGCGCCCGTGCTGCGCTCGCTGCGCCCCGAGGAGATCGAGGCGCTCATGTCCGAGGTCGCCGCGATGGACGTCGCCGACGAGGAGTCGCGCGAGGCCGTCCTCGCCGAGTTCGCCGACCTGGTGCGCATCAGCAAGCAGCGCTCGCGCGGTGGCTTCGACGTCGCCGAGGAGATGCTCGTCAAGGCCGAGCACGAGCAGTCGCGCGAGATCCTCGGGCGCCTCTCGACGGCCATCACGCACGCCCCGTTCGCGTCGCTGCGCACGGTCGACGGCGCCCTCCTGCGCCCCTTCCTCGAGGACGAGCACCCGCAGACGATCGCGCTCGTGCTCGGCCACCTCTCGAGCGAGCAGGCCGCCCTCGTCCTCTCCGGCCTCGCCGACGCCGTCCGCGCCGACGTGGCGCACCGCCTCGCGACGATGGACAAGACGAGCCCCGAGGTCGTGCGGATCGTCGAGTCGCACCTCGTGCGCAGCCTCGCGACCCTCGGCGACGCCCGCGACCACGTGACCGTCGGGGGCCTCGACCCGCTCGTCGGCATCATGAACCGCTCGCAGCGCGAGACCGAGCGCTCGATCCTCCAGGGCATCGAGGAGCGCGACCCCACCCTCGCCGAGGACCTGCGCTCGAAGATGTTCGCCTTCACCGACATCGTCGACCTCGACGACCGGACCATCCAGCTCGTCCTGCGCCAGGTCGACGCCAAGGAGCTCGCGCTCGCCCTCAAGGGCGCCACGCCGGCGGTGCGGGACAAGGTGTTCCGCAACATGTCCGAGCGCTCCGCGGCCGCCCTCCAGGAAGAGGTCGAGGTGCTCGGCCCGGTCCGCACGGCGCAGGTCGAGGAGGCCCGCTCGGCCGTCGTCAAGGGCATCCGCGCCCTCGAGGAGGCAGGCGAGATCGTCATGTCCCGGGCGGGGGGCAGCGATGACCTCGTCCACTGA
- a CDS encoding NlpC/P60 family protein: MSVDTSGPAAVFARMAAIQGAIASVSGGARTTTAAATGTASFDSVYGAALEGAGGSDLTGGSTTGGSDVGSRAVTAAKKYLGVPYVWGGTTPAGLDCSGLVQLAYREVGVDLPRVAADQARQGTAVPDLAHAQPGDLLAFNSPVTHIAIYLGDGKMIAAPKRGDVVKIQDVYKTPSAIRRIGPTVAEGVGGAAATGAAGSAGGVAAVSGSGAPAGLQQLFASATARYDLPAGLLNAVAKAESGYDTRAVSGAGAQGLMQLMPATARGLGVDPFNPAQAVDGAARMLSRDLSRFGRLDLAVAAYNAGAGAVQRYGGIPPYAETQQYVRRVLGTLGVS, encoded by the coding sequence ATGAGCGTCGACACCTCCGGCCCCGCCGCCGTCTTCGCCCGGATGGCCGCCATCCAGGGCGCCATCGCGTCCGTCTCCGGCGGCGCCCGCACGACGACCGCCGCCGCGACCGGCACGGCGTCCTTCGACTCCGTCTACGGCGCCGCGCTCGAGGGCGCCGGCGGCAGCGACCTCACCGGTGGCTCGACCACCGGGGGCTCGGACGTCGGGTCCCGGGCCGTCACCGCGGCCAAGAAGTACCTCGGCGTCCCGTACGTCTGGGGCGGCACGACGCCCGCCGGGCTCGACTGCTCCGGCCTGGTCCAGCTCGCCTACCGCGAGGTCGGCGTCGACCTGCCGCGGGTCGCGGCCGACCAGGCGCGCCAGGGCACCGCCGTGCCCGACCTGGCCCACGCGCAGCCCGGCGACCTGCTCGCCTTCAACTCGCCCGTCACCCACATCGCGATCTACCTCGGCGACGGCAAGATGATCGCGGCCCCCAAGCGCGGCGACGTCGTGAAGATCCAGGACGTCTACAAGACCCCGTCGGCCATCCGCCGGATCGGCCCGACCGTCGCCGAGGGCGTCGGTGGCGCCGCCGCGACCGGCGCGGCCGGCTCCGCCGGGGGAGTGGCCGCCGTCTCCGGCAGCGGCGCCCCCGCCGGCCTCCAGCAGCTCTTCGCCTCCGCGACGGCGCGCTACGACCTGCCGGCCGGCCTGCTGAACGCGGTCGCCAAGGCCGAGAGCGGGTACGACACCCGGGCGGTCAGCGGCGCCGGGGCCCAGGGCCTCATGCAGCTGATGCCCGCCACCGCGCGCGGCCTGGGCGTCGACCCCTTTAACCCGGCGCAGGCCGTCGACGGCGCCGCCCGGATGCTCTCGCGCGACCTCTCGCGCTTCGGCCGCCTCGACCTCGCGGTCGCGGCCTACAACGCGGGCGCCGGCGCCGTGCAGCGCTACGGCGGCATCCCGCCCTACGCGGAGACCCAGCAGTACGTCCGCCGCGTCCTCGGCACCCTGGGAGTGAGCTGA
- a CDS encoding FliH/SctL family protein: protein MTSSTDTGRPTMLLRGTDELRPASFGRQLAPVGDPAGLGIPAEWLEGREAGLAAGRREAAAEQLAWLERAEAAAAAERAERAHRATSALTGIGRAAEDAVAGLTVRDVMTTAATLAVDIAEALVGHHLEVDGCAARDAVLRALTEVPRGGTVLVRLNPEDAELLTASGEDLGALAPTSVLELVADPAVERGGCLADVGDRTVDAQLSSALTRVREVLAR, encoded by the coding sequence ATGACCTCGTCCACTGACACCGGCCGCCCGACGATGCTCCTGCGCGGCACGGACGAGCTGCGCCCGGCGAGCTTCGGGCGCCAGCTGGCCCCGGTCGGCGACCCCGCCGGCCTCGGCATCCCCGCCGAGTGGCTCGAGGGCCGCGAGGCCGGGCTGGCCGCCGGCCGCCGCGAGGCCGCCGCCGAGCAGCTCGCCTGGCTCGAGCGCGCGGAGGCCGCCGCCGCCGCCGAGCGCGCCGAGCGTGCGCACCGGGCCACCTCGGCCCTCACCGGCATCGGCCGCGCCGCCGAGGACGCCGTCGCCGGGCTGACCGTCCGCGATGTGATGACGACCGCCGCGACCCTCGCCGTCGACATCGCCGAGGCCCTCGTCGGGCACCACCTCGAGGTCGACGGCTGCGCGGCCCGCGACGCCGTCCTGCGCGCCCTGACCGAGGTGCCGCGCGGCGGCACCGTGCTGGTGCGCCTCAACCCGGAGGACGCCGAGCTGCTCACCGCCTCGGGGGAGGACCTCGGCGCCCTCGCGCCCACGTCGGTCCTCGAGCTCGTCGCCGACCCCGCCGTCGAGCGTGGCGGCTGCCTCGCCGACGTCGGCGACCGCACGGTCGACGCCCAGCTCTCCTCGGCGCTCACCCGCGTCCGCGAGGTGCTCGCCCGATGA
- a CDS encoding FliI/YscN family ATPase, with amino-acid sequence MSATLHDELVAAARPRATGRVTRAIGVGLEVSGLDVAVGEAVRVVGGRGSILAEVVALDDGTARCMPVGELRGVRVGDRVEATGGPLRVPVGDGLVGRVVNALGHPIDGGPALSDVQWVGTDGTPPPAMTRERISTQLGLGIRAFDTLIPCGRGQRMGIFAGSGVGKSSLLSMIVRGTDAPVTVLALVGERGREVREFVEHDLGPEGLARAVVVVATSDEPALVRLHAAFTATRIAEWFRDQGRDVLLAMDSVTRVAMAQREVGLAAGEPPTTRGYPPSVFGILPRLLERAGTAERGSITGLYTVLVEGDDMNDPVADAVRSILDGHVVLDRRLATAGHYPCIDVLESVSRANRALTDPQQRADAGTLRSLLAARRDAKDLVEIGAYVAGTNPLVDRALAQSGAIDAFLRQDLDDVTDARDSWAALSSLAGAL; translated from the coding sequence ATGAGCGCCACTCTCCACGACGAGCTCGTCGCCGCCGCCCGCCCCCGCGCCACCGGCCGGGTCACCCGCGCCATCGGCGTCGGCCTCGAGGTCAGCGGCCTCGACGTCGCCGTCGGCGAGGCCGTGCGGGTCGTCGGCGGCCGCGGCTCGATCCTCGCCGAGGTCGTCGCGCTCGACGACGGCACCGCCCGCTGCATGCCGGTCGGCGAGCTGCGCGGCGTGCGCGTCGGTGACCGCGTCGAGGCCACCGGCGGCCCCCTGCGCGTGCCCGTCGGCGACGGCCTCGTCGGCCGCGTCGTCAACGCCCTCGGCCACCCGATCGACGGCGGCCCCGCGCTGAGCGACGTCCAGTGGGTCGGCACCGACGGCACCCCGCCGCCGGCGATGACGCGCGAGCGCATCTCGACCCAGCTCGGGCTCGGCATCCGCGCCTTCGACACCCTCATCCCCTGCGGGCGCGGGCAGCGCATGGGCATCTTCGCCGGCTCGGGCGTCGGCAAGTCCAGCCTGCTGTCGATGATCGTCCGCGGCACCGACGCCCCGGTCACCGTCCTCGCCCTCGTCGGCGAGCGCGGCCGCGAGGTGCGCGAGTTCGTCGAGCACGACCTCGGCCCCGAGGGCCTGGCCCGCGCCGTCGTCGTCGTCGCCACCTCCGACGAGCCCGCCCTCGTGCGCCTGCACGCCGCGTTCACCGCGACCCGCATCGCCGAGTGGTTCCGCGACCAGGGCCGCGACGTCCTCCTCGCGATGGACAGCGTCACGCGCGTCGCGATGGCCCAGCGCGAGGTCGGCCTCGCCGCCGGCGAGCCCCCGACCACCCGCGGCTACCCGCCGTCGGTCTTCGGCATCCTGCCGCGGCTGCTCGAGCGTGCCGGCACCGCCGAGCGCGGCAGCATCACCGGTCTCTACACCGTCCTCGTCGAGGGCGACGACATGAACGACCCGGTCGCCGACGCGGTGCGCTCCATCCTCGACGGCCACGTCGTCCTCGACCGCCGCCTCGCGACGGCCGGCCACTACCCGTGCATCGACGTCCTCGAGTCGGTCTCGCGCGCCAACCGCGCCCTGACCGACCCGCAGCAGCGCGCCGACGCCGGCACCCTGCGCAGCCTGCTCGCGGCGCGCCGCGACGCCAAGGACCTCGTCGAGATCGGCGCCTACGTCGCCGGCACCAACCCGCTCGTCGACCGCGCCCTCGCGCAGAGCGGCGCCATCGACGCCTTCCTGCGCCAGGACCTCGACGACGTGACCGACGCCCGCGACAGCTGGGCCGCCCTCTCGAGCCTGGCGGGTGCGCTGTGA